The DNA segment TGCGTGACCCTGTACGAGAAGTTCCTCGTCGGCGGGTGGGTGACGGTCGCGGTCACGAGCGGCTTCATCCTCGCCGCCTTCGCGATCCATCGGCACTACGCGAACGTGCGCGATCGGCTGAGATACCTCGACCAGGTGCTGACGAGCGTGCCGCTCCACGAGCACCAGGTCGAAAACGAGCCGATGGACCGCAAGGCGCCGACCGCCGCGATCCTGGTCGGAGGCTTCAACGGGATCGGGATCCACTCGCTGCTCTCGATCCAGACCCTCTTCCCGCATCACTACGAGAACTACCTCTTCGTCTCGATCGGCGTCATCGACTCCGCGAAGTTCAAGGGGGAATCGGAGATCGAGGCGCTTCGCGAGTCGACGGAGGAATCCCTCCGGCAGTACGTCGCCTTCGCGCGCAAGCTCGGGATGAAGGCCGACTACCGGTTCTCGCTCGGGACCGAAGCGGTCGACGAGGCGGAGAAGCTCGCGCTCGAGGTGCGGAAGGAGTTTCCGCGGACGATCTTCTTCCTCGGGAAGCTCGTCTTCGAGCGCGACCGGTTCGTGCACCGGTTCCTCCACAACGAGACGGCGCACGCGATCCAGCGCCGCCTGCAGTTCTCGGGACTGCAGAGCGTGGTCCTGCCGATCCGGGTCACCGAACGCGAAATGCACGCGCCTTCGGTCGCTTAGCCGGCGCGCGGGGCGGGGAGCCCCGCCTCGCCCGGCGGGTCTCGCGGGATTCAGAAGGCGAAGAGCCTCTTCCAGAGCCTCGGAGCGTAGAGTTTCCGGAGATACTCCCGCCCGTCCTGCCGCGCGATTCGCCGCAGAAGGAACCCGTAAGCGGATTCGCCGAGCCATCGGAAAAGGCGCCGGTTCGCGAGCGACGTCGCGACGTAGCCCCCGAGCCGCCGGCGCCAGAGAGCGTCGTACTCTTCCGGACGCCCGTCGGCGAGCGCCGTCCCCGCGAGGTGGCCCGACACGATCGCCGAGCGGATCCCGAACCCCCAGAGTGCGTCCTGGAATCCGGCGGCCTCCCCCGCGAAGAGCCGCGAGCCGTCGCGCGCCTTCGGCGGCCAGCGGACGTTCCCGGCTCCCCCGAACGGCCGGAGCGACTCCATCCGGAGCGGCACCATCCGACGGAAGAACTCGAGCGTGCGCTCGCGATAGAGGGGCGCGCGCTCGAAATCCTCGAAGAGACAGCACGCGAGCGTTCCTCTTCCCCCGGCGACCAGGAGATATCCGTACCCTCCCGGAGCGAGGCGGTCGGAGAACACCCCCCAGACGCCGTCCTCGGCATCGGTTTCGAAGACGTAACCGGCGTCCACGGCGTCGCGGCCCTTCGGCCCGGTCGCGACGATCGCCGTCGGCGGGAGGTCCGGACAGGCGCGCCCGTAACGGATCTCGACCCCGGCCTCGAGCGCCTGCCGCTCGAGCGCGCGATCGAGCGTTCCCGGCTCGGCGCCGCGGCGGACGAGATAGAACGCGGGGCGCTCCGACCGCACGGTCCGCGCGCGACCCCTCCGGTCGAAGAACACGCCCCGGCGGACCACGACGTGGCAGAACGACGCCTCGATCCCGATGTCCGAGATCTCGTCCAGCGCGTCCTTCTCGAACGTCCAGTTCTCGATCGCCTGGAAATCGCCGCGGAACCGCGCGCCGACTTCGGCGTGGCGCTCCCAGACGACGGGCCGCAGACCCCGCCGGGCGAGGGTGATCGCCGCCGCGAGACCGGCCGGGCCGGCGCCCACGATCGGGATCTCCCGCGCCGCCTCCATCACGGGTGCGGCCGCGACGTGAACGGACGGAGCGCGAAGCCTCCCTCTTCCAGCTTCTGGCGCACCGCGCGCGCGATCCCGACCGCGCCCGGACTGTCGCCGTGGAGGCAGATCGTCCGGGCCGGGACCGGCAGGGCCACGCCGCTCGCCGCGATGACGGTCTGGTCGCGGGCGATCGAGAGGGCCTGTTCCGCGGCGCGCTCCGGCGACGCATGAACCGCGCCCGCGCTCCCGCGGGGTGCCAGGGTGCCGTCCTCGAGATAGAGCCGGTCGGCGAACCCTTCCGCCACCGAGCGCAGACCCGCGCGCACCGACTCGTCGAGGAGGATCGAGCCGGGCATCCCGACCACCGCGAGCCGGGGATGCCGGCGGGCGATCGCTTCCGCGACGGCGCGCGCCGCATCGCGGCGGCGATGGCAGACGTGGTACAGCGCCCCGTGCGGCTTGACGTGTCCGAGGGCGACCCCCTCGGCACGGGCGGCGCGGGCGAGCGCGTCGATCTGCTCGAGGACGGACGCGGCGAGCTCCGCGAGGGTCATCGGCAGCTCGCGACGGCCGAACGATGCCCGATCCGGATACCCCGGATGGGCTCCGCACGCGACACCGTGGCGGGCCGCCGCGGCGAGCGTCGCGCGCATGGTCTCCGCGTCGCCGGCGTGGCCGCCGCACGCGATGCTGCACGACGACAGGAACGGAAGGATCGCGTCGTCGTCGAATCCTTCCCCGAGATCCGCGTTGACGTCGATCTCGCGAGGGCGGGCCGCGGAGCTCACGCGCGTTCCTCCCGCGGACGGCCGCCGGGGTCCGCCGAGAGGGCCTCGGTCCGCGAGACTTCGCGAAAGCGCACCATGTCGCCCGGCCGCAATTGTCCCAGAACCCGCAGATCCGCGCGAACGGCGACCGCGATCTTCGGATAACCGCCCGTCACCGGCCCGTCGGGCATGAGGACGATCGGCCCGCCCCCGGCCGGGACCTGGACGGCACCCACCACGACGCCTTCGGGATCGATCTCTCCCGTCGCCGGAGCGACGCCGTCTCCTTCGAGCCGCACGCCGCGGCGATCGGACCGCGGCGAAACGCGAAAGGGTGCTCCGAAGAAGCGGCGCCGGGCGTCTTCCGGAAACGAGTCCCATTGCGGGCCGGCAAGGGCCCTCACGACGCCGGTGTCGAAAGGAAGCGCGCCCGACGCGACCGAACGCACCTCCGCGGCCGGCGCGTCCCCGGCCGGGAGCTCGTCCCCGGCGGCCAGCTTTCGCCCGGCGAACCCCCCCAGCGCGGAGGGCGCGAGGGCGGAGCGGCTTCCCAGCACGGGAGGAACGGCGATTCCGCCGCCGACGGCGACGTAGACGCGGAGTCCCGCCGTCGCCGGACCGATCGAGAGTCGATCGCCCGATCGGAGAACGAGCGTCCGGTCGCGGTCCGCCACGGCGCCGTTGACCGCGACGACCGCGGCCGCTCCGGCGACTCCGATCGCCACCGTCCCGACGGATTCCAGCTCCACCGAGCCGAGCGCGGCCTCGAGCAGCGCCGAATCCGCGGCGTTTCCAGCGAGCGCGTTCGCCGCCGCGGCGGAGAAGGGATCGGCGAACCCGGACGCCGGCACGCCCCAGCGGCTCGCTCCCCGCCGGCCCGCGTCCTGCACCGTCGTGAAGAATCCGGGACGGACGACGCGCACGCCTCTCATCCGCGAAGTCCCCTCGACGCGGCGAGCGCGGCGAACTTCCACTCTTCGATCGGGACGAAGCGCACCCGGTCGCCCGGCGAAAGGAGCGCGGGAGGACGGCGCCGGGCGTCGAAGAGGGCCGACGGGGAACGGCCGATGAGCCTCCAGCCGCCCGGCCCGGCATCCGGGTAGACCCCCGTGTAGGGACCTCCGATCGCGACCGATCCCCACGGCACGTGAACCCGGGGCGTCGCCAGCCGCGCGGCCGCGAGCGGGGCGGGAAGGCCCGTCAGGTACGCAAATCCCGGAGCGAACCCGAGGAACGCCACCCGGTACTCGGCGGCGGAGTGCATCTGCGCGAACGCCTCCGGCGAGATCCCCCGTTCCGCAGCGAGCTCCTCCAGATCGATTCCGCCCGCTCCGCCGTAACAGACCGGGATCTCGTGCCGCGCTCCCTCCGCGATCGCCGCGAAGTCGTTCTCCCACGAGGCCGCGGCGGAAACGAAAGCCGGCTCGTCGAATCGCTCCGGCTCGAAGACGACGAGGAGCGAGCGG comes from the Thermoanaerobaculia bacterium genome and includes:
- a CDS encoding NAD(P)-binding protein, which encodes MEAAREIPIVGAGPAGLAAAITLARRGLRPVVWERHAEVGARFRGDFQAIENWTFEKDALDEISDIGIEASFCHVVVRRGVFFDRRGRARTVRSERPAFYLVRRGAEPGTLDRALERQALEAGVEIRYGRACPDLPPTAIVATGPKGRDAVDAGYVFETDAEDGVWGVFSDRLAPGGYGYLLVAGGRGTLACCLFEDFERAPLYRERTLEFFRRMVPLRMESLRPFGGAGNVRWPPKARDGSRLFAGEAAGFQDALWGFGIRSAIVSGHLAGTALADGRPEEYDALWRRRLGGYVATSLANRRLFRWLGESAYGFLLRRIARQDGREYLRKLYAPRLWKRLFAF
- a CDS encoding 5-oxoprolinase subunit PxpA, with the protein product MSSAARPREIDVNADLGEGFDDDAILPFLSSCSIACGGHAGDAETMRATLAAAARHGVACGAHPGYPDRASFGRRELPMTLAELAASVLEQIDALARAARAEGVALGHVKPHGALYHVCHRRRDAARAVAEAIARRHPRLAVVGMPGSILLDESVRAGLRSVAEGFADRLYLEDGTLAPRGSAGAVHASPERAAEQALSIARDQTVIAASGVALPVPARTICLHGDSPGAVGIARAVRQKLEEGGFALRPFTSRPHP
- a CDS encoding biotin-dependent carboxyltransferase family protein; amino-acid sequence: MRGVRVVRPGFFTTVQDAGRRGASRWGVPASGFADPFSAAAANALAGNAADSALLEAALGSVELESVGTVAIGVAGAAAVVAVNGAVADRDRTLVLRSGDRLSIGPATAGLRVYVAVGGGIAVPPVLGSRSALAPSALGGFAGRKLAAGDELPAGDAPAAEVRSVASGALPFDTGVVRALAGPQWDSFPEDARRRFFGAPFRVSPRSDRRGVRLEGDGVAPATGEIDPEGVVVGAVQVPAGGGPIVLMPDGPVTGGYPKIAVAVRADLRVLGQLRPGDMVRFREVSRTEALSADPGGRPREERA
- the pxpB gene encoding 5-oxoprolinase subunit PxpB, with protein sequence MRVVRPVGEGAVLLEWTSVPEALAGRKARAVAAHLESRPPGGVREWTLGARSLLVVFEPERFDEPAFVSAAASWENDFAAIAEGARHEIPVCYGGAGGIDLEELAAERGISPEAFAQMHSAAEYRVAFLGFAPGFAYLTGLPAPLAAARLATPRVHVPWGSVAIGGPYTGVYPDAGPGGWRLIGRSPSALFDARRRPPALLSPGDRVRFVPIEEWKFAALAASRGLRG